The following are from one region of the Deferrivibrio essentukiensis genome:
- a CDS encoding CheR family methyltransferase → MIGAGTIKLKDDEFAELSDIIYKHSGITFSATKKYLLENRLSRRIQELNFNSFKDYIYYLKYDIKKMQEMITLLNLVTINETYFLRERPQMDYLVNKVIPELISNGKRSIKIWSAASSTGEEPYSIAILLKESGLLGKIRVDIFASDINTEVLETAKKGEYRTVSFRGVPPAIINKYFEKDGFIYKLSPEIKSMVTFFKANLVERMASSRVGTADVIFCRNVLIYFDIPAKQKVMEMFYSTLAPNGFLFLGHSETLNKITDKFKMLNFGGGIVYIKE, encoded by the coding sequence ATGATTGGGGCAGGCACTATAAAACTGAAAGATGATGAGTTTGCCGAGCTTTCAGATATAATTTACAAACACTCTGGAATTACGTTTAGCGCTACAAAGAAATATCTTCTTGAAAACAGACTCTCAAGAAGGATACAAGAGCTTAATTTTAACTCATTCAAAGATTATATCTACTATCTCAAGTATGATATTAAAAAAATGCAGGAAATGATAACCCTGTTAAACCTTGTTACAATTAATGAAACCTATTTCCTTAGGGAAAGACCGCAAATGGATTATCTTGTAAATAAAGTGATTCCTGAGCTTATTTCCAATGGAAAGAGAAGTATTAAGATATGGTCTGCAGCATCATCAACAGGTGAGGAGCCATATTCTATTGCAATCTTACTAAAAGAATCGGGGCTTCTTGGAAAAATAAGGGTTGATATTTTTGCATCCGATATCAATACTGAAGTCCTTGAAACTGCCAAAAAAGGTGAATATCGGACGGTTTCTTTCAGAGGGGTACCACCAGCCATAATCAATAAATATTTTGAGAAAGATGGCTTTATCTACAAACTTTCTCCCGAAATAAAGAGTATGGTAACCTTTTTTAAAGCAAATCTTGTAGAAAGGATGGCTTCATCAAGAGTTGGCACTGCGGATGTTATTTTTTGTAGGAATGTGCTCATATATTTTGATATACCTGCCAAGCAAAAGGTTATGGAAATGTTTTACAGTACACTTGCACCAAACGGATTTTTATTTTTAGGTCATTCAGAAACATTAAACAAAATTACCGACAAATTTAAAATGTTAAACTTTGGCGGTGGAATTGTTTACATAAAGGAGTAA
- a CDS encoding HEAT repeat domain-containing protein, giving the protein MNISFKKESGKLKILMTQEPDTKDFESLANIYNENKPVKEVILDLKNCFYIQSKDLAQLIAFKKVLMKDDVRLVLTNVMESVLQILEITNLLSQFQIERDYSSYSSDELIESFFNPEIADEVSDFIAQNYNEDFKNKLFEALKTDDPVILEYALITLGKVHEEAVEKLIPEFMNFEVANVQKASILVAGWLGLDDLKDKIYEYLKSEFIDVAEAAAASISLLSDDNDADKLKELLLSPDERLRKIAAKSLSLINDDKSFGYLLEAIKKEKNPAVKSIMVKCLSFFNKIEVADILIDLLKDVSEEIRESAAASLSRINATDKVDKIMEYTNDKDEMVSFFAIKTLGNICRDFKCADKLMHLYPGSTTRVKVAILEALGKIGADVIDFLYQLLEEENEDLRKESLNSLYLLNKEMAISAAKEMLLKDDSWIVRFKAAEILETLSLSETANIFKQALEKETNRYVKDKLAGLVGEL; this is encoded by the coding sequence ATGAATATTTCATTTAAAAAAGAGTCAGGTAAACTAAAAATTTTAATGACTCAAGAGCCTGATACTAAAGATTTTGAGTCTTTAGCTAATATTTATAATGAAAATAAGCCTGTTAAGGAAGTTATCCTTGACCTGAAAAACTGTTTCTACATACAAAGTAAAGACCTGGCTCAACTTATTGCTTTTAAAAAAGTTCTAATGAAAGATGATGTCAGGCTAGTTTTGACAAACGTTATGGAAAGTGTTTTACAAATACTTGAAATAACTAACCTTTTATCTCAATTTCAAATAGAAAGAGATTACTCATCTTATAGCAGTGATGAACTGATTGAATCTTTTTTCAATCCTGAGATTGCAGATGAAGTTTCAGATTTTATTGCACAAAACTATAACGAAGATTTCAAGAATAAGCTTTTTGAAGCACTAAAGACTGACGACCCGGTAATATTGGAGTATGCACTAATTACACTCGGAAAAGTGCATGAAGAAGCTGTGGAAAAACTTATCCCTGAGTTTATGAACTTTGAGGTCGCAAATGTTCAAAAAGCCTCCATTTTGGTCGCCGGATGGCTCGGGCTTGATGATTTGAAAGATAAGATTTATGAATATCTTAAAAGTGAATTTATCGATGTCGCAGAAGCTGCTGCTGCATCAATATCACTTTTAAGTGATGATAATGATGCTGATAAGCTAAAAGAGCTTTTACTAAGTCCTGATGAAAGACTTAGAAAAATTGCTGCTAAATCTCTGTCACTTATCAATGATGACAAATCATTTGGTTACCTGTTAGAGGCCATCAAAAAAGAAAAAAATCCTGCTGTAAAAAGCATAATGGTCAAGTGTCTTTCATTTTTTAATAAAATTGAAGTGGCAGACATTTTAATAGACTTGCTTAAAGATGTATCAGAAGAGATAAGGGAATCTGCTGCAGCATCATTGTCAAGAATCAACGCCACCGATAAAGTTGATAAAATAATGGAATATACCAACGATAAAGATGAAATGGTATCATTTTTTGCAATAAAAACACTTGGCAATATTTGTAGAGATTTCAAATGTGCCGATAAATTAATGCATCTGTATCCTGGCTCAACCACAAGGGTTAAGGTGGCTATTTTAGAAGCTCTGGGCAAGATTGGTGCAGATGTAATCGATTTTTTATACCAACTTCTTGAAGAGGAGAATGAAGATTTAAGAAAAGAATCATTAAACTCACTCTACCTTCTAAACAAAGAGATGGCTATTAGTGCAGCAAAAGAGATGTTATTGAAAGACGATAGCTGGATTGTTAGGTTTAAGGCTGCAGAAATACTTGAAACTTTATCTTTGAGTGAAACTGCAAATATCTTTAAACAGGCTCTTGAGAAAGAAACTAACAGATACGTAAAAGATAAACTTGCAGGGTTGGTTGGTGAGTTATGA
- a CDS encoding PilZ domain-containing protein encodes MIVIKIRALYENDIKTHYGNIIKIGNNEIVVNIKTKEIDENFIRVWATFSENNQLNIFEVENVKLDNNTLTLKGLKKVDFDSEREYNRIDYKGIFKIKKVEPGEKRKYVILSENNTFASKSSLAQKVKNVIPNESLNNQLVLKFLLEMNNKLDDIITLLKDNEISTDLISVNAVDISGGGLSFFSKEIFNENDTIYLEGEIAESYYKIKLSVLCKIVSIIKTPKGFIYGANYDNIDREIREEIVKFIFEKERELIKGSKNR; translated from the coding sequence ATGATAGTAATAAAAATAAGAGCACTTTACGAAAATGATATCAAAACTCATTACGGCAACATAATCAAAATTGGAAATAATGAAATTGTTGTTAACATCAAAACAAAAGAGATAGATGAAAATTTTATTAGAGTTTGGGCAACATTCTCTGAAAACAATCAGCTCAATATCTTTGAAGTTGAGAATGTAAAGCTCGACAACAATACCTTGACATTAAAGGGGCTTAAAAAAGTAGATTTTGACTCCGAAAGAGAATACAACAGGATAGATTATAAAGGTATATTTAAGATAAAAAAGGTTGAACCGGGTGAAAAGCGTAAGTATGTAATCCTATCTGAAAATAATACATTCGCATCCAAAAGCTCTCTTGCCCAAAAGGTAAAAAATGTTATTCCAAATGAAAGTCTTAATAATCAGCTTGTCCTTAAATTTTTACTCGAAATGAACAACAAGCTTGATGATATTATTACTCTGCTCAAAGATAACGAAATCTCGACAGACCTAATATCGGTGAATGCAGTTGATATCAGCGGCGGCGGTCTAAGCTTTTTTTCAAAAGAGATTTTTAATGAAAATGACACAATTTACCTTGAAGGTGAAATCGCCGAATCTTATTATAAAATCAAGCTGTCTGTTTTATGCAAAATCGTAAGCATAATAAAAACACCAAAAGGCTTTATTTATGGGGCAAATTACGATAACATTGACAGAGAGATAAGGGAAGAAATCGTAAAATTTATTTTTGAAAAAGAGAGAGAGTTGATAAAAGGGTCGAAAAACAGATGA
- a CDS encoding TrpB-like pyridoxal phosphate-dependent enzyme produces the protein MHKIYLDAKEMPTQWYNILADLPTPMEPPISPFTGKPVTLDELKAIFPPALIEQEMSSERWIDIPEKVLDILSIWRPTPLIRAKRLEEALGTPAKIYFKYEGVSPAGSHKPNTAVAQAYYNKISGINRLTTETGAGQWGSALSVACKMFDMSCRVYMVKVSFHQKPYRKSFMHMFGAEVIPSPSEFTNSGRAILEKNPNSNGSLGIAISEAVEEAAGREDTNYALGSVLNHVLLHQTVIGLEAKKQLEKVGDYPDKVFASCGGGSNFGGIAFPFVRDKIVEDKNVECVAVEPASCPTLTKGVFAYDYGDVAKLTPIMKMFTLGHDFEPPAIHAGGLRYHGDSPIVSKLYKDGLINAESVLQSEVFQYGMLFAQTEGIVPAPESSHAIAATVKEALKCKEEGKEKTLLFCLSGHGFFDMGSYDAYLDGKLVDFEYPEEEIKKSMENLPKI, from the coding sequence ATGCATAAGATATATTTAGACGCAAAAGAGATGCCTACGCAATGGTATAATATTCTGGCTGACTTGCCCACACCGATGGAGCCACCTATCAGCCCTTTTACGGGTAAGCCCGTAACTCTTGACGAACTGAAAGCAATTTTCCCGCCTGCATTAATCGAACAGGAAATGTCTTCGGAAAGGTGGATAGATATTCCTGAAAAAGTACTTGATATACTCTCAATCTGGAGACCAACCCCACTAATTAGAGCAAAGAGGCTCGAAGAGGCATTGGGTACACCAGCAAAAATATATTTCAAGTATGAAGGTGTATCCCCAGCAGGAAGCCACAAACCAAACACAGCGGTTGCTCAGGCCTATTACAATAAAATTTCAGGAATTAACAGACTTACTACTGAAACGGGCGCCGGCCAATGGGGGAGCGCACTGTCTGTTGCCTGTAAAATGTTTGATATGAGTTGCCGTGTTTACATGGTAAAAGTAAGTTTTCACCAAAAACCATACAGAAAGTCATTTATGCATATGTTTGGTGCGGAAGTAATCCCAAGTCCGTCTGAGTTTACCAATTCAGGCCGTGCCATTTTGGAAAAAAATCCAAATTCAAACGGAAGTCTTGGTATTGCAATCAGTGAAGCCGTGGAAGAGGCTGCCGGAAGAGAAGATACAAACTATGCTCTTGGAAGTGTACTAAACCATGTGCTTCTTCATCAAACAGTTATAGGACTTGAGGCTAAGAAACAGCTTGAAAAAGTCGGCGATTATCCCGACAAAGTATTTGCCTCTTGCGGTGGCGGCTCAAATTTTGGTGGGATTGCATTCCCATTTGTCAGAGATAAAATTGTAGAAGATAAAAACGTAGAATGTGTGGCTGTTGAGCCAGCAAGCTGCCCTACCCTTACAAAAGGCGTATTTGCTTATGATTACGGTGATGTAGCTAAATTGACACCTATTATGAAAATGTTTACTTTAGGTCATGATTTTGAACCACCTGCTATCCATGCAGGAGGCCTTAGATATCACGGAGATTCACCTATTGTTAGCAAACTTTATAAAGATGGGCTTATAAATGCCGAAAGCGTATTGCAATCTGAAGTATTTCAATATGGGATGTTATTTGCTCAGACAGAAGGGATAGTCCCCGCTCCGGAATCTTCACACGCAATTGCTGCTACTGTAAAAGAAGCCTTAAAATGTAAAGAGGAAGGGAAAGAAAAAACACTCCTGTTTTGCTTGAGCGGTCATGGTTTCTTTGATATGGGAAGTTATGACGCTTACCTTGACGGCAAACTGGTTGACTTTGAATATCCTGAAGAAGAGATTAAAAAATCTATGGAAAATCTCCCAAAGATTTAA
- the glmU gene encoding bifunctional UDP-N-acetylglucosamine diphosphorylase/glucosamine-1-phosphate N-acetyltransferase GlmU, with protein MSLKVVILAAGKGTRMKSEKPKVLFEVAGKPMIDYVVDEAKKLNPEEIVVIVGNQSELVRAHLKDKGVVFVEQTEQKGTGHALMCARDKIEGKEQNILVLCGDMPLVKHETLVKFIDSAKGSKVSFISVKVQNPTGYGRVIRGADKKVLKIVEEKDSNDNEKKVNEINTGVYLVNSKILLERLSMLTNENAQGEYYLTDIVKSGADVYMADDEQEFIGINDKYQLSVASKVIWKRMAIEHMKNGVQILDFENCYIDEDVKIGIDTVIYPNVYLFGKTEIGLRCKIYPGVHIVDSVIEDDVEIKDNSFITESFVGAKSSVGPMAQLRPGTKLLGENKIGNFVETKKALIGKGSKASHLTYLGDCEIGENVNVGCGTITCNYDGISKHKTIIGDNVFVGSDVQFVAPVKIGSNSLIGAGSTITKDVPDGALAVTRAEQKNIEGWVEKWRAKKMKMRGE; from the coding sequence ATGAGTCTTAAAGTAGTTATCCTTGCCGCAGGAAAAGGGACAAGAATGAAGTCTGAGAAGCCTAAAGTACTATTTGAAGTTGCCGGAAAACCTATGATTGATTATGTAGTGGATGAAGCAAAAAAACTAAACCCGGAAGAGATAGTTGTAATCGTAGGTAATCAGAGTGAGCTTGTAAGAGCCCATTTAAAAGATAAAGGTGTTGTTTTTGTTGAGCAAACCGAGCAAAAAGGGACAGGGCACGCTCTAATGTGTGCAAGAGATAAAATAGAAGGTAAAGAGCAAAATATTTTGGTATTGTGTGGCGATATGCCGCTTGTTAAACATGAAACTTTGGTTAAGTTTATTGATTCAGCCAAAGGTAGCAAAGTTAGTTTTATTTCTGTTAAGGTTCAAAATCCGACAGGTTATGGAAGAGTTATTCGCGGGGCGGATAAAAAGGTCTTAAAGATTGTAGAAGAAAAGGATTCCAACGACAATGAGAAAAAAGTAAATGAAATCAATACAGGTGTTTACCTCGTAAATTCCAAAATACTACTTGAAAGATTAAGCATGCTTACAAATGAAAATGCTCAAGGGGAATATTATCTTACAGATATAGTCAAAAGCGGGGCTGATGTATATATGGCTGACGATGAGCAGGAGTTTATAGGGATTAATGATAAATATCAATTATCTGTCGCATCAAAGGTGATTTGGAAAAGAATGGCGATAGAGCATATGAAAAACGGCGTACAAATACTGGATTTTGAAAATTGCTATATTGATGAAGATGTTAAAATAGGTATTGATACGGTAATATATCCAAATGTGTATCTGTTTGGTAAAACTGAGATAGGCCTAAGATGTAAGATTTATCCGGGTGTTCATATTGTCGATTCGGTAATAGAGGATGATGTGGAGATTAAGGATAATTCCTTTATAACTGAATCATTTGTCGGGGCAAAATCTTCGGTAGGACCTATGGCACAATTAAGGCCCGGGACAAAACTTCTTGGAGAAAACAAAATAGGTAATTTTGTGGAAACAAAAAAAGCCTTGATTGGAAAGGGCTCTAAAGCAAGTCACCTGACATATCTTGGAGATTGTGAAATTGGTGAAAATGTAAATGTAGGTTGTGGTACAATTACTTGTAATTACGATGGTATTTCCAAGCATAAAACAATTATCGGAGATAATGTATTTGTTGGTAGTGATGTCCAATTTGTGGCACCTGTTAAAATAGGCTCAAACTCATTGATTGGAGCTGGCTCTACTATTACTAAGGATGTTCCTGACGGAGCATTGGCTGTGACAAGGGCTGAGCAAAAGAATATCGAAGGTTGGGTGGAAAAATGGCGTGCTAAAAAGATGAAGATGAGGGGTGAATAA
- a CDS encoding DUF6115 domain-containing protein has translation MNLSLFLILLFLLVGINYLIIFYLISKINRLNKFIYKNNLNELPLIIEQLKELIIESERVSENLDTEITRKENLLEDLSVLVDEKLNKYASITSTNKEEKKLSEKIKDLYNKGLSPIEIAKELCVSVTEVNLVIKMKQ, from the coding sequence ATGAATCTTTCCCTATTTTTAATTCTGCTCTTTTTACTTGTAGGGATAAACTACTTAATTATTTTTTACTTAATATCAAAGATTAACAGGCTCAATAAATTTATTTATAAAAATAATCTTAACGAATTGCCTCTGATAATTGAGCAGTTGAAAGAATTAATTATTGAGAGCGAGCGTGTTTCCGAAAATCTTGATACGGAAATCACAAGAAAGGAAAACTTACTTGAAGATTTGAGTGTATTAGTTGATGAAAAACTTAATAAATATGCCTCAATAACAAGCACAAACAAGGAAGAAAAAAAATTAAGTGAAAAGATAAAAGATTTATACAACAAAGGATTAAGTCCTATTGAGATTGCTAAGGAGCTTTGTGTATCAGTTACTGAAGTCAATCTCGTTATAAAAATGAAACAATGA
- a CDS encoding STAS domain-containing protein, with product MFDIQEKNGKTVVYLKGEINAQSGLELKNKVLGVFKTKDFAALSFKGVVYMNSSGLREIIDLLKQSRKDKKELALCEMSKDIRDMFAFTGLDKVFKIHDSESAALG from the coding sequence ATGTTTGATATCCAAGAAAAGAATGGAAAAACTGTTGTTTATTTGAAGGGTGAAATCAATGCACAATCTGGGTTGGAACTAAAAAACAAGGTTTTAGGAGTTTTCAAAACAAAAGATTTCGCTGCTCTCTCTTTTAAAGGGGTCGTCTATATGAACAGCTCTGGATTAAGAGAAATTATCGATTTATTAAAACAAAGCAGAAAAGATAAAAAAGAGCTTGCACTTTGCGAAATGTCAAAAGATATCAGGGATATGTTCGCATTTACTGGACTTGATAAAGTTTTTAAAATTCACGATAGCGAGTCTGCTGCATTGGGGTAA
- the galE gene encoding UDP-glucose 4-epimerase GalE has translation MKILVTGGAGYIGSHVVKQLGDYTKHEIVVLDNLVTGFRESILYGRFVEADLSDWDFVADFMKKEQFDAIIHFAASLIVPESVVNPLKYYLNNTANTANLIKCAVESGVKKFIFSSTAATYGEPDKKYIPINEECPTVPINPYGMSKLMSENILKDASYAHKGFKYVILRYFNVAGADVGGRIGQSTKDATHLIKVAAEAATGKRDKILVFGTDYDTPDGSCIRDYIHVDDLASAHLLALDYLDDNDSDIFNCGYSRGYSVLEVLNTMKKVTGVNFKVEITGRRAGDPAELVADNKKIVSKLKFNPKYNDLELICKTAYEWEKRLEAK, from the coding sequence GTGAAAATTTTGGTAACGGGCGGAGCAGGATATATTGGCAGTCATGTGGTAAAACAGCTTGGAGATTATACCAAACATGAGATTGTAGTCCTTGATAATCTTGTGACAGGATTTAGGGAGTCTATACTTTACGGAAGATTTGTGGAGGCAGACCTTTCTGACTGGGATTTTGTTGCAGACTTTATGAAAAAAGAACAGTTTGACGCAATTATTCATTTTGCTGCAAGCCTTATTGTACCTGAAAGTGTGGTAAACCCTTTAAAATATTACCTAAACAATACCGCCAATACTGCAAATCTTATAAAATGTGCAGTAGAAAGTGGAGTTAAAAAATTTATATTTTCTTCAACTGCCGCCACTTACGGTGAGCCTGATAAAAAATATATCCCTATCAACGAAGAATGCCCTACAGTCCCTATCAATCCATACGGAATGAGTAAATTAATGAGCGAAAATATCCTTAAGGATGCATCTTATGCACATAAAGGTTTCAAGTATGTTATTTTAAGATATTTTAATGTTGCGGGGGCTGATGTGGGAGGGCGAATAGGCCAATCCACAAAAGATGCTACCCACTTGATTAAAGTTGCGGCAGAAGCAGCGACAGGTAAGAGGGATAAAATTTTGGTTTTTGGAACAGATTATGATACGCCGGATGGCAGCTGCATCAGAGATTATATTCATGTAGATGATTTGGCTTCAGCACATCTGCTTGCACTTGATTATCTTGATGATAATGATAGCGATATATTTAATTGTGGTTATTCAAGGGGTTATTCTGTCCTTGAAGTATTAAACACTATGAAAAAGGTTACGGGGGTTAATTTTAAAGTAGAAATTACTGGTAGAAGGGCAGGGGATCCGGCTGAGCTTGTGGCAGATAATAAAAAGATTGTTAGTAAATTAAAATTTAACCCTAAATATAATGACTTGGAGCTGATATGTAAAACAGCTTACGAATGGGAAAAAAGGCTTGAAGCTAAATAG
- a CDS encoding SRPBCC family protein — MKLNRLYREQKINAGINEVWDYFSSPSNLPVITPDWLNFEIISVVPDDMYEGLIIEYKVSPILNIPFKWITEITYVNKPYFFVDEQRFGPYKFWHHKHFFKELDDGSTLMSDEVHYIVTFNFLDKMLIAKRLKSIFDYRFKKIEEIFNKR, encoded by the coding sequence TTGAAGCTAAATAGACTGTATAGAGAGCAAAAAATTAATGCAGGAATTAATGAGGTTTGGGATTATTTTTCATCCCCTTCCAACCTGCCGGTAATTACCCCAGATTGGCTTAATTTTGAAATTATTTCAGTGGTGCCGGATGATATGTATGAGGGATTAATTATAGAATATAAAGTTTCTCCAATATTAAATATCCCATTTAAATGGATTACTGAGATTACTTATGTAAATAAGCCTTATTTTTTTGTTGATGAACAACGATTTGGACCGTATAAATTTTGGCATCATAAACATTTTTTTAAAGAGCTTGATGATGGCTCGACTTTAATGAGCGATGAGGTTCATTATATTGTTACTTTTAATTTTTTGGATAAAATGTTAATTGCTAAGAGGCTAAAGAGCATTTTTGATTACAGATTTAAAAAAATCGAAGAAATTTTTAACAAGAGGTGA
- the glmS gene encoding glutamine--fructose-6-phosphate transaminase (isomerizing) has protein sequence MCGIVAYIGSKNAPNVLIDGLTKLEYRGYDSAGIAVINKDKIDVYRSVGKLINLKNMLDEKKPVSNIGIGHTRWATHGKPSYENAHPHSSFGISLVHNGIIENYLDIKRNLADKGYKFESETDTEVIAHLIHSNYKDDIFEAVKVSVKQIKGSFALAVISVNEPDKIILARHDSPLVIGISDGENFAASDIPALISYTNKFIFLEENDIAILTKNSVTCYDFEGKKTDREVKIVDINPVMAEKAGYRHFMQKEIFEQPRAIIDTIRGKYSLENGELLLDELKSIDIKKYRRVNIVACGTSWHAGLVGKFYIEKFAKIPVEVDIASEYRYRDTIIDEETLFIAISQSGETADTIAAMRLAKSRGAGILSICNVIGSTIPRESDATFFTHAGPEIGVASTKAFTTQVIALLMLALYFAQEKQTLNHVEIRNILTEIVKLPEKMEEALKLDSHIEEMAKDFKSFPSFLYLGRNVNYPIALEGALKLKEISYIHAEGYPAGEMKHGPIALIDKNMPVFIIATDSKVYDKVLANIQEVKARDGIVIATVTEGNKDVEKFTEYCIKLPAAVEELSVFLNSIVIQLLAYHISAELGLDVDQPRNLAKSVTVE, from the coding sequence ATGTGCGGAATTGTTGCGTATATTGGCTCTAAAAATGCTCCTAATGTTTTGATAGATGGTCTGACAAAGCTTGAATATAGAGGGTATGATTCTGCCGGGATTGCAGTAATTAATAAGGATAAAATTGATGTTTATAGAAGTGTAGGCAAACTTATTAATCTAAAGAATATGTTAGATGAAAAAAAACCGGTTTCAAATATTGGAATTGGTCATACAAGATGGGCAACTCACGGTAAACCTTCCTATGAAAATGCTCATCCCCATTCTTCATTTGGTATATCACTCGTCCACAACGGAATTATAGAAAATTACCTTGATATAAAGAGGAATTTGGCTGATAAAGGGTATAAATTTGAATCTGAAACGGATACAGAAGTAATAGCTCACCTTATTCATTCAAATTACAAAGATGACATATTTGAAGCTGTAAAGGTGTCTGTCAAACAAATTAAAGGCTCATTTGCTTTGGCAGTAATTTCGGTCAATGAGCCGGATAAAATTATTTTGGCAAGGCATGACAGCCCATTGGTTATAGGCATTTCTGACGGGGAAAATTTTGCAGCAAGTGATATTCCTGCACTTATCAGTTACACAAACAAATTTATCTTTCTTGAAGAGAATGACATAGCCATACTTACAAAAAATTCTGTGACATGTTATGATTTTGAGGGGAAAAAGACTGATAGAGAAGTCAAAATTGTAGATATTAACCCTGTAATGGCTGAAAAGGCTGGTTACCGACACTTTATGCAAAAAGAAATCTTTGAGCAGCCAAGAGCCATAATTGATACAATTAGAGGGAAGTATTCACTTGAAAATGGTGAGCTTCTTTTAGATGAGTTAAAAAGTATAGATATTAAAAAATATAGAAGGGTTAATATTGTAGCGTGTGGGACTAGTTGGCATGCCGGTCTTGTCGGTAAATTTTATATTGAAAAATTCGCTAAAATTCCTGTTGAAGTGGATATTGCATCCGAATACAGGTATAGAGATACTATAATTGATGAAGAAACTTTATTTATCGCAATAAGTCAATCAGGGGAAACAGCCGATACGATTGCCGCTATGAGGTTAGCTAAAAGTAGAGGGGCTGGCATCTTATCGATTTGTAACGTAATTGGGTCAACAATTCCAAGAGAGTCAGACGCGACATTTTTCACGCACGCCGGGCCAGAAATCGGTGTAGCTTCTACTAAAGCTTTTACCACCCAAGTCATTGCTCTTCTTATGCTTGCCTTATATTTTGCTCAGGAAAAACAAACTCTAAATCATGTAGAAATAAGAAATATTTTAACTGAGATTGTGAAATTGCCTGAAAAGATGGAAGAGGCATTAAAGCTTGATAGCCATATTGAAGAGATGGCAAAGGATTTCAAAAGTTTCCCAAGCTTTTTATATCTTGGCAGAAATGTAAACTACCCAATTGCACTCGAAGGTGCTTTAAAACTAAAGGAGATTAGTTATATTCATGCGGAGGGTTATCCGGCAGGTGAGATGAAGCATGGACCTATTGCCTTAATTGATAAAAATATGCCGGTATTCATAATTGCTACTGATTCTAAGGTTTATGATAAAGTCCTTGCAAATATTCAAGAGGTAAAGGCAAGGGACGGAATTGTAATTGCAACTGTCACAGAGGGGAATAAGGATGTAGAAAAGTTTACCGAGTATTGCATTAAATTGCCTGCAGCCGTTGAAGAGCTTTCGGTGTTTTTAAACTCTATTGTTATTCAGCTGCTTGCTTATCATATTTCGGCAGAGCTTGGTCTTGATGTAGACCAGCCGAGAAACCTTGCAAAAAGTGTTACGGTAGAATAA